GCGCTGCCGCCCGCGCCGCTCACCGCCCTCAAGGGCGGCAAGGTGGTGACCGTCTCGCACGGCACCATCGAGAACGGCGTGGTCGTGATGCAGGACGGCAAGATCACCGCCGTCGGCGGGCCCTCGACCGCCATCCCGCGCGGCGCTCGTGTCATCGACGCCACCGGCATGTGGGTCTACCCCGGCCTGTTCGACTCCGAGACGCGCCTCGGCCTGAGCGAGATCCAGGCCGTCGACATGACCAACGACTCCAGCGAGCCCTCCGACGAGATCATGCCGCACATGCACGTCTACGACGCCTTCCACGCCGAGACCGAGCACATCCCGATCAGCCGCATCAACGGCATCACCAATGCCATCGTCGCGCCCGGCGACGACGACACGCTCCCCGGCCAGGATTCGCTCATCCAGCTCTGGGGGCCGTCGGGCGAGGAGATGCTCATCGGCAAGGACATCGCGCTGGCCATGAACTTCTCCGCCAACCAGCGCCGCCGCCGCGGCAGCTTCGAGAACTGGAAGTATCCCTCCACTCGCATGGGCCTGGCGACGCAGCTGCGCCAGACCTTCCTCGACGCCCTCGACTACAAGCGCAAGTGGGATGACTACAACAAGCCCGCCGAGAAGAAGGACGGCGACAAGGACAAGAAAGACGACAAGAAGACGCCGCCCAAGCGCGACCTGAAGCTGGAGGCGCTGCTGCCGTATCTCGCCGGCGAGCGCCCGGTCGTGCTCGACGTGCAGGAGTCCACCGACCTCTACACCGCGCTCGCCCTGGCCCGCGAGTTCAAGCTGCGCGTGATCCTGAAAGGGCTCACGCACGCGCAGATCAACCTCGACCAGATCGCCGCCACCAAGCTGCCCGTCATCCTCGGCCCCATCTACGAGCAGCCGCGCGACGACGAGCGCTACGACGCGGTCTACAAGCTGCCCGCCGAGCTGCACCGCCGCGGCGTGAAGTTCGCCTTCGCCAGCTACGACCTCTACGCCGTCGTGCAGCCGCGCAACCTGCCTTACGAGGCCGGCTACGCGGTCGCCTGGGGGCTGCCGTGGGACGAGGCGATGAAGGCCATCACGCTCAATGCCGCCGAGATCTGGGGCGTCGCCGGCCAGCTCGGCTCGCTCGACGCCGGCAAGACCGCCAACGTCGTGGTCTCCAACGGCGACCCGCTCGACGTCAAGACCGACGTGAAGCACGTCTTCATCGCCGGCCGCGAGGTCCCGCTGGAGTCGCGACAGACTCGACTGCGGGATGAGTACATGAAGCGCTAGCCGCAGCGCTGGCCTCCAGGCCGGCAGGGTCGGCGGCGTCACGCCGCCGGTAACAAGCTGTGGAGGCGGGCGACTCGCCCGCCTTTTTTCTGGTTACGCTTTACGCCGCCCCGAGTCGAACTCGGTGGGGGAGCCATGGACCGCCGCAACTTCCTGAAGTCGCTCGCCGCCGCCATGGGCGCCGGCCTCGCATCGCCCGGCGCGTACGCCTTCGCCATCCCGCCCTGGAAAGAGCGCCGCGACCTCTATCCGCAGGGCGTCGCCTCGGGCGATCCCGTCCCCGACAGCGTCATCCTCTGGACGCGCCGCCCGCCGGTCGCCGGGTCGCCTGAAGCGCGGCAGCTCCGCGTCGAAGTCGCCGCCGACCCCAAGTTCCGCCGCATCGTGGCGCGCGGCAAGGCGGGGGTCGCCGCCGCGACCGACTGGACGTGCCGCTTCCTCGCCACCGGGCTGCGCCCCGCGCGCGAGTACTGGTACCGCTTCACCGACGAGCACGGCTTCGGCAGCCGCGTCGGCCGCACCCTCACCGCGCCCGCGCGCCACGACTCCCGCCCGCTCCGCTTCGCTTTCGTGAGCTGCCAGAGCGTGACCGAGGGCTGGCAGAACGCGTATCGCCGCATGATCTTCGAAGACCAGCGCCGCGCGCCCGCCGAGCGCCTGGCATTCGTCCTGCATCTCGGCGACTTCATCTACGAAGTCGTGTGGTATCCCGAGGACCGCCCCGATGGACGCCGCTACGCGCGCACGCTGCGCGAGGTCTATCGCTTGCCGCACGGCGAGAAGGTCGACGCCGGCCTGCACGCGCCAACCACGCTCGAGGACTACCGCGTCACCTACCGCGCCTTCCTCGAGGATCCCGACATCCAGGACGCGCGCGCGCGCTGGCCGTTCGTCTGCATCGGCGACAACCATGAGTTCTCCTGGCAGGGCTGGCAGAGCCAGCAGGTGTTCTTCGGCAAGACGCGTCCGGCGCAGCGCATGCGCGTCGCCGCCAACCAGGCCTGGTACGAGTTCCAGCCCGCGCGCGTCGTGAAGCCGGGCAAGGGCGACGCCTTCGAGGCGCCCGACGTCCAAGACGTCCCTATCGAAAAGTTCGACGACTATGGCCTCGGCCTCGAGCCCAACAACCTCGCCGCCGTGAACAGCGTGAGGTTCTATCGCGCGCTGCGCTTCGGCAGGAACCTCGACCTCATCATCACCGACAACCATTCCTTCCGCGCCGAGCCGCCCGACTCGAGCGCGTTCTCGCCCGCTGAGTTTCGCTGGGCGAACCCGCAGGAGGCGGTCGAGATCCTCGATTCCGGCCGCGCCTACGATCACGGCCACCCGCCCGACACCATCCGCTACGGCGGCAAGGACCTCCCGAATCCGCGCAAGGACGCGCCCCCGCAATCCTTCCTCGGCAAGGACCAGAAGGCATGGTTCCTCGAGCGCCTGCGGACTTCGACTGCGCGCTGGAAGGTCTGGGCGCATTCCTTCGGCACGCTGGAATGGCGCACCGACCTCCAGAACCTGCCGCCGGAGCTGCGCGCCAAGTGGCCCGGCCAGGGCTACGGCATGTTCAGCGGCGCGTTCTTCCTGGAGCGCGGCGAGATCCTCGACCTGGTGCGCGAGCGCGGCATCACGAACTTCGCCATCGTCGCCGGCGACCGCCATTCCTTCTGGGCCGGCACGCTCTCGAAGGGACTGCCGCCGGAGAAGTTCGAACCGTTGGGCGTGGAGTTCATCACCGGCTCCATCTCCGCGCCCGGCATCGCCGAGTCCGCCGAGTACAACATCCGGAAAGACGATCCGGTCCGCGCGCTCTACGTCCACGACCATCCCGACGGCACCCTCTGGCCCGCGTTCAACATGAGCACGCTGCACGGCGTCCGCTCGGCGCTGACGCTGCAGCAGACCGGCGACGTCGCCCAGGCGGTCGCGCAGAGCAATCCGCAGGTCGCGCCCCATCTTTCTTTCTGTGATCTCGCCGGCCACGGGTATGCGACCGTCCGGCTCAGCGCGGCGGAGATGGAGACCGAGTTCGTCTGCATCCCGCGGCCGCTCACGCGCAGCGCGACCCCCGACGGCGGCCCGCTGCGCTACCGCGTGGTGCATCGCGTGCGCGCGTGGAAGCCCGGCGAGCGTCCGCGCCTCGTCCAGGAAGTGGTGGAGGGCACGCCGCTGCTGGCTACGAAGTAGCGCTCACGCCGATGTGCGCTTGGCGAGCGGTTCCGACTCCATCAGCAGGTCCATCTGGCGCTCGGCGGCGTGGCGCGCGGCCGCCAGCGTGCGCTCCTGTCCCCACGCGAGCACGTCGCGCGAGCCCTTGCGCTGGATCACATAATGAAAGAGGGCATTTCGGTAAAAGCGGTCCGGCAGGATGGTGGCGCGGAACGGACCTCGGCG
This genomic interval from Terriglobales bacterium contains the following:
- a CDS encoding amidohydrolase family protein, producing MLLSPAFAQKTQKPAGKPAPAKPALPPAPLTALKGGKVVTVSHGTIENGVVVMQDGKITAVGGPSTAIPRGARVIDATGMWVYPGLFDSETRLGLSEIQAVDMTNDSSEPSDEIMPHMHVYDAFHAETEHIPISRINGITNAIVAPGDDDTLPGQDSLIQLWGPSGEEMLIGKDIALAMNFSANQRRRRGSFENWKYPSTRMGLATQLRQTFLDALDYKRKWDDYNKPAEKKDGDKDKKDDKKTPPKRDLKLEALLPYLAGERPVVLDVQESTDLYTALALAREFKLRVILKGLTHAQINLDQIAATKLPVILGPIYEQPRDDERYDAVYKLPAELHRRGVKFAFASYDLYAVVQPRNLPYEAGYAVAWGLPWDEAMKAITLNAAEIWGVAGQLGSLDAGKTANVVVSNGDPLDVKTDVKHVFIAGREVPLESRQTRLRDEYMKR
- a CDS encoding alkaline phosphatase D family protein, giving the protein MDRRNFLKSLAAAMGAGLASPGAYAFAIPPWKERRDLYPQGVASGDPVPDSVILWTRRPPVAGSPEARQLRVEVAADPKFRRIVARGKAGVAAATDWTCRFLATGLRPAREYWYRFTDEHGFGSRVGRTLTAPARHDSRPLRFAFVSCQSVTEGWQNAYRRMIFEDQRRAPAERLAFVLHLGDFIYEVVWYPEDRPDGRRYARTLREVYRLPHGEKVDAGLHAPTTLEDYRVTYRAFLEDPDIQDARARWPFVCIGDNHEFSWQGWQSQQVFFGKTRPAQRMRVAANQAWYEFQPARVVKPGKGDAFEAPDVQDVPIEKFDDYGLGLEPNNLAAVNSVRFYRALRFGRNLDLIITDNHSFRAEPPDSSAFSPAEFRWANPQEAVEILDSGRAYDHGHPPDTIRYGGKDLPNPRKDAPPQSFLGKDQKAWFLERLRTSTARWKVWAHSFGTLEWRTDLQNLPPELRAKWPGQGYGMFSGAFFLERGEILDLVRERGITNFAIVAGDRHSFWAGTLSKGLPPEKFEPLGVEFITGSISAPGIAESAEYNIRKDDPVRALYVHDHPDGTLWPAFNMSTLHGVRSALTLQQTGDVAQAVAQSNPQVAPHLSFCDLAGHGYATVRLSAAEMETEFVCIPRPLTRSATPDGGPLRYRVVHRVRAWKPGERPRLVQEVVEGTPLLATK